In the Telopea speciosissima isolate NSW1024214 ecotype Mountain lineage chromosome 2, Tspe_v1, whole genome shotgun sequence genome, one interval contains:
- the LOC122650688 gene encoding uncharacterized protein LOC122650688, protein MAYRKKFEELAWFVPDHIDTDAKKIKKILRGLKPQLKGAIIVLELRSYIEVLHKALILEESLKDTTQGSTSKVQGNRLMEIQHSRDDRPQRHQKTHHEQTPQTTCRNCGKYHSGPCRQGAGHCFRCGGKDHLAKNCATPPAQNVPQNEKQTTQIEGKDMPVNLILLDMVDFDVILGMHWLSTFHASIQCYEKEIAFRPKDDNGFKFIRLRTVDFKDEEYHLKDIHIVRDFPDVFLDDLVGLPPDRELEFAIDLALGTTPISKLKIKGEDIPKTAFRTRYGHYKFVVMPFGLTNAPAAFMDLMNRVFHDFLDKFVIVFIDDILIYFKNKEDHEEHLRVVLQRLREKQLYAKLSKCAFWLDQVVFLGHVI, encoded by the exons ATGGCTTACCgaaagaaatttgaagaattgGCATGGTTTGTACCAGACCACATCGATACTGATgccaaaaagataaagaaaattttgagaGGGTTAAAGCCCCAATTGAAGGGAGCAATCATAGTACTGGAGTTGAGATCATATATTGAGGTACTACACAAAGCACTTATCCTAGAGGAGAGTTTGAAGGACACCACTCAGGGTAGTACTAGCAAGGTACAAGGGAATAGGCTCATGGAGATACAACACTCTAGAGATGACAGACCCCAGAGGCATCAGAAGACACATCACGAGCAAACACCTCAGACTACTTGTCGGAATTGTGGCAAGTACCATAGTGGACCATGCAGACAGGGAGCAGGTCATTGCTTTAGATGTGGAGGAAAGGACCATTTAGCCAAAAATTGTGCTACACCTCCAGCTCAGAATGTGCCACAGAATGAAAAGCAGACTACTCAG ATAGAGGGCAAAGATATGCCAGTAAACTTAATTCTTCTTGACATGGtagactttgatgtcatacttggcatgCACTGGTTATCTACTTTTCATGCTAGTATACAGTGCTATGAGAAGGAGATAGCATTTAGACCTAAGGATGATAATGGATTCAAGTTTATTAGGTTGAGGACGG TTGATTTCAAGGATGAGGAGTACCATTTGAAGGATATCCATATCGTCAGAGACTTCCCAGATGTGTTCCTTGATGACCTTGTTGGGTTACCACCCGATAGGGAATTGGAGTTTGCCATTGATCTAGCACTTGGTACGACGCCAATCTCTAAG TTAAAGATCAAAGGAGAAGACATACCAAAGACTGCATTCAGAACTCGTTATGGCCACTATAAGTTTGTCgttatgccatttgggttgACTAACGCACCAGCTGCATTTATGGAtttgatgaatagggtatttcATGACTTCTTGGATAAATTTGTTATTGTATTTATAGATGATATCTTAatatatttcaagaataaagaaGATCATGAGGAACATTTAAGGGTTGTACTACAAAGACTCAGAGAAAAGCAATTATATGCCAAGTTGAGCAAGTGTGCTTTTTGGCTCGACCAAGTCGTATTTCTGGGTCATGTTATATAA